A window of the Microvirga terrae genome harbors these coding sequences:
- a CDS encoding FadR/GntR family transcriptional regulator: protein MSIPSKTTEPRRLYQQIAEQIRGLIQAGHFLPGARLPAERDLAHHLGVSRPSLREALIALEIDGRVEIRSGSGVYVCAPLERVASMMGSMGESPSELMQARAVIEGTVVALACARMTPEGLASLQATLEAMRADIADGRDPLEQDRQFHLAIAGLCGNSVLMRIVRGLFDERHSPISAQLSVRFDSREGWHTALLEHEAIYAALEAADPLLAEATMRMHLDASKKRWLGD from the coding sequence ATGTCGATCCCATCCAAGACCACTGAGCCGAGGCGCCTTTATCAGCAGATCGCCGAACAGATCCGCGGCCTGATCCAGGCCGGACATTTCCTGCCGGGAGCCCGCCTCCCTGCTGAACGGGATCTGGCCCATCATCTGGGCGTATCACGCCCTTCGCTCAGGGAGGCGCTCATCGCACTCGAGATCGACGGCCGCGTGGAAATCCGCTCGGGATCCGGCGTTTATGTCTGCGCACCTTTGGAACGTGTTGCCAGCATGATGGGCTCGATGGGCGAGAGTCCGTCGGAACTCATGCAGGCGCGAGCTGTCATTGAGGGGACGGTCGTGGCTCTCGCCTGTGCACGCATGACCCCTGAGGGGCTGGCGTCTCTCCAGGCAACGCTCGAGGCGATGCGGGCCGATATCGCCGATGGACGAGATCCGCTTGAGCAGGATCGCCAATTCCATCTTGCCATCGCGGGCCTGTGCGGCAATTCCGTTCTCATGCGCATCGTGCGCGGCCTGTTCGACGAGCGTCATAGCCCGATTTCCGCTCAACTCAGCGTACGATTCGACAGCCGGGAAGGCTGGCACACCGCGCTCCTGGAGCACGAAGCCATCTATGCGGCGCTGGAGGCCGCGGATCCCCTTCTGGCGGAGGCGACGATGCGGATGCATCTCGACGCTTCGAAGAAACGCTGGCTGGGGGACTGA
- a CDS encoding tetratricopeptide repeat protein, with the protein MSDVDQVAPHRRLGVMLFADIVDYTRLMGDDEIGTWHAVKERLQIFKQLAHECDGEVQQVSGDGLFLLFGSAMAAVGCAMKIQKQMRMLNEGIPEERQILFRIGINLGEILFDDGQVGGDSVNIAARIETYARPGQVCISAAVYDQVCDKLAFGYSYLGAQRLKNVREPVDIFQVQEDATAAAMTTGLRRAATPEQPNRPLVPEASVVVLPFRFQGSDPAWHWLADGFTDDITTSLSRFHDFFVISRNSAYVVGGASETPLHAARELGVRYVVAGTVRIAGKRVRIGIQLIDAERDRTIWGEQYNREFDNILELQEEITQIIVSATAVSIHVSEWERLQQVGPSDLRAYSLVLQGQQHIFHYTRDENRRARLLYESALRVDPHYARAMAAKSRTLNIDWRYSWTEMRDKALDTALNLAQSAIEVDPTDARGFGELGFAHLYRKEHDAALSAYRRALVLNPNDADLMSDMADALAHSGEAAEAVALLDKAKRLNPFYPDQYLWHLGGAFYKLGRYEDAVHTINSMQNPTEGRRILAASYAQLGRLVEAQREAAKILEAHPTFSVERWAAVQPDRLESDTMHFVEGLRKAGL; encoded by the coding sequence ATGTCGGATGTAGATCAGGTTGCTCCGCATCGCCGACTAGGTGTGATGCTGTTTGCTGACATCGTCGATTACACTCGGCTCATGGGCGACGACGAAATCGGCACTTGGCATGCCGTCAAGGAGCGACTTCAGATCTTCAAGCAACTCGCGCATGAGTGCGATGGAGAGGTCCAGCAGGTCAGCGGTGATGGGCTCTTCCTTCTATTCGGTAGCGCGATGGCGGCCGTGGGCTGCGCAATGAAGATTCAAAAGCAGATGCGAATGCTCAACGAGGGGATCCCGGAGGAGCGGCAGATCCTCTTCCGGATCGGCATCAATCTCGGCGAGATTCTATTCGACGACGGACAGGTCGGCGGCGATAGCGTGAATATTGCCGCCCGCATTGAGACTTACGCGCGACCAGGGCAGGTCTGCATCTCCGCGGCAGTTTACGATCAGGTCTGTGACAAGCTCGCCTTCGGCTACTCCTATCTTGGGGCTCAGCGCCTCAAGAACGTCCGCGAGCCCGTCGACATTTTCCAAGTCCAGGAGGACGCGACTGCCGCAGCGATGACGACTGGCCTCAGACGAGCGGCAACGCCGGAGCAGCCGAACCGCCCGCTTGTCCCGGAAGCATCAGTCGTCGTCCTACCATTCCGGTTTCAGGGCAGCGATCCGGCATGGCACTGGCTCGCTGATGGATTCACCGACGACATCACCACGAGTCTCTCGCGCTTCCACGACTTCTTCGTGATTTCTCGCAACTCGGCCTATGTGGTTGGGGGAGCTTCGGAGACGCCGCTGCATGCGGCACGGGAGCTTGGCGTGCGATACGTGGTTGCGGGCACCGTGCGCATAGCAGGCAAGCGCGTCCGGATTGGTATCCAGCTCATCGATGCTGAGAGGGACAGGACCATCTGGGGCGAGCAGTACAACCGCGAATTCGATAATATCCTCGAGCTTCAAGAGGAAATTACTCAGATCATCGTCTCTGCGACGGCAGTGAGCATTCATGTCTCGGAATGGGAGCGGCTGCAGCAAGTTGGCCCTTCCGACCTGAGAGCTTACAGCCTCGTCCTCCAAGGCCAGCAGCACATTTTCCACTATACCCGGGACGAGAACCGCCGGGCTCGGCTGCTCTATGAGAGCGCGCTCAGAGTCGATCCCCACTATGCTAGGGCAATGGCCGCGAAGTCGCGCACGCTCAACATCGATTGGCGGTACAGCTGGACTGAAATGCGAGACAAGGCCCTGGATACCGCGCTCAATCTTGCGCAATCGGCTATCGAGGTCGATCCCACAGATGCACGTGGCTTTGGAGAGCTAGGATTTGCACATCTTTATCGCAAGGAGCACGATGCAGCATTAAGCGCGTACCGTCGGGCACTAGTCCTCAACCCGAATGACGCTGATCTTATGTCCGACATGGCTGATGCATTGGCTCACTCGGGCGAGGCCGCCGAGGCTGTTGCGCTGCTCGACAAGGCCAAGCGGCTCAACCCCTTTTATCCTGACCAGTATCTCTGGCACCTAGGCGGCGCCTTCTACAAACTCGGCCGCTATGAGGACGCCGTGCATACGATCAATAGTATGCAGAACCCAACCGAGGGGCGTCGGATCTTAGCAGCGAGCTATGCCCAACTCGGCCGGCTTGTGGAAGCGCAGCGCGAGGCTGCGAAAATCCTCGAGGCCCACCCAACGTTCAGCGTCGAGCGGTGGGCCGCCGTCCAGCCAGATCGGCTCGAGTCCGACACCATGCACTTCGTGGAGGGGCTGCGCAAGGCAGGTTTGTAA
- a CDS encoding sugar-binding protein yields the protein MKRLILAAVAAAALTAPAMAQQTYKFAIVPKAMNNPYFDLSRDGCMKRAKELGNVECIYKGPVEHEPASQAQIIQDLISQKVDGIAISVSDAAAAVRVIKSARDAGIPVITFDADAPNSARQAHVGTDNRAMGRALGEELLKLRPEGGKYAMVSGGPAAANLKERVEGVRDALKGSKWTEVSGSPTYCNDDLALAVQQMQDLKTANPDLAAIVPVGGWPMFVPEAYKSFVNKNKEAMNQGKFSLVVADTLKVQLELLRDGYANALVGQRPYEMGEKAMDILLQLKKGEKVQDIIYAGIDRVTKDNVASMLK from the coding sequence ATGAAACGCCTGATCCTTGCCGCGGTCGCCGCCGCGGCGCTCACAGCGCCGGCCATGGCGCAGCAGACCTACAAGTTCGCCATCGTGCCCAAGGCGATGAACAACCCCTACTTCGACCTTTCCCGCGACGGATGCATGAAGCGCGCGAAGGAGCTCGGGAACGTTGAATGCATCTACAAGGGTCCCGTCGAGCATGAGCCGGCGAGCCAGGCTCAGATCATTCAGGATCTGATCAGCCAGAAGGTCGACGGGATCGCCATCTCGGTGTCAGATGCCGCAGCGGCGGTGCGCGTCATCAAGTCTGCGCGCGATGCCGGCATTCCGGTCATCACGTTCGATGCCGACGCGCCCAATTCCGCCCGCCAGGCGCATGTCGGCACGGACAACCGCGCCATGGGTCGCGCTCTCGGGGAGGAACTCCTGAAGCTGCGCCCGGAAGGCGGCAAATACGCCATGGTGTCCGGTGGTCCGGCAGCCGCCAACCTGAAAGAGCGGGTGGAAGGCGTGCGTGACGCCCTGAAGGGATCCAAGTGGACGGAGGTTTCCGGCTCTCCCACCTACTGCAATGACGACCTTGCGCTCGCCGTCCAGCAGATGCAGGACCTCAAGACCGCTAATCCGGATCTCGCCGCCATCGTGCCGGTGGGCGGCTGGCCGATGTTCGTCCCCGAGGCCTACAAGAGCTTCGTGAACAAGAACAAGGAAGCCATGAATCAGGGCAAGTTCTCGCTCGTGGTGGCGGACACCCTGAAGGTCCAGCTCGAGCTGCTGCGCGACGGCTATGCCAACGCGCTGGTGGGTCAGCGTCCGTACGAGATGGGCGAGAAGGCCATGGACATCCTCCTGCAGCTGAAGAAGGGCGAGAAGGTTCAGGACATCATCTATGCCGGCATCGACCGCGTGACGAAGGACAATGTCGCGTCCATGCTGAAGTGA
- a CDS encoding ATP-binding cassette domain-containing protein, which translates to MSLLVLQDVGKEFGAIRALSHVNLTIKPGEVVGLMGDNGAGKSTLVKIIAGNFPPSHGRVLFEDQEVHFTRPIDARSVGIEVVYQDLALADNLTAAANVFLGRELKRKVGPFSFLDHATMNQRTAELFRELKSETRPDDVVRAMSGGQRQAVAIARTRLAKAKLILMDEPTAAISVRQVAEVLDLIRRLKDAGIAVILISHRMPDVFSVCERVVVMRRGTKVADKPISQSSPEEVTALITGAKEAA; encoded by the coding sequence TTGTCACTCCTCGTCCTGCAAGACGTCGGAAAGGAATTCGGCGCCATTCGGGCTTTGTCCCATGTGAATCTCACCATCAAGCCCGGAGAGGTCGTCGGCCTCATGGGCGACAACGGCGCCGGCAAGTCGACCCTGGTGAAGATCATTGCGGGCAACTTCCCGCCCTCCCACGGCAGAGTCCTGTTCGAGGATCAGGAGGTTCATTTCACCAGGCCGATCGACGCCCGCTCGGTCGGCATCGAGGTGGTCTATCAGGACCTCGCCCTCGCGGACAACCTGACGGCGGCCGCGAACGTGTTTCTCGGGCGCGAGTTGAAACGCAAGGTCGGGCCGTTTTCGTTTCTCGACCACGCGACCATGAACCAGCGGACGGCGGAGCTGTTCCGTGAGCTCAAATCAGAGACGCGTCCGGACGATGTGGTTCGCGCCATGTCGGGCGGGCAGAGGCAGGCGGTCGCCATCGCCCGTACGAGGCTCGCCAAAGCCAAGCTGATCCTCATGGACGAGCCGACCGCGGCGATCTCGGTTCGCCAGGTGGCCGAGGTTCTCGATCTCATCCGCCGGCTGAAGGATGCGGGCATTGCCGTGATCCTGATCTCGCACCGCATGCCGGACGTGTTCTCGGTCTGCGAACGGGTGGTCGTCATGCGGCGCGGGACCAAGGTGGCGGACAAGCCGATCAGCCAGTCGAGTCCCGAGGAAGTCACCGCGCTGATCACCGGCGCGAAGGAAGCGGCGTGA
- a CDS encoding amidohydrolase family protein, with product MRIDAHQHFWLMRNREGQWPPPELADIHRDFGPQDLEPVLKACGIGGTVLVQSLPTMDDTDFMLDLADRHSFILGVVGWVDLKGSDAARHVARLSAHPRLKSLRPMLQDIADDDWIDDPQLDPAIDAMKKADLRFDALVMPQHLRALTALAKRHPDLPIVIDHGAKPRIATGEIHSWRGLIADLAALPQVHCKLSGLLTEAAERRGMSTIRPYVDTLLELFGPERLIWGSDWPVLRLAGTYEEWLAMCHDLVPVRHHDAVFGMNAARFYKLDQSQSERAA from the coding sequence ATGCGCATCGACGCCCACCAGCATTTCTGGCTGATGCGCAACCGGGAGGGCCAGTGGCCGCCGCCTGAACTGGCTGACATCCACCGTGATTTCGGGCCGCAGGACCTTGAGCCGGTCCTGAAGGCGTGCGGCATCGGCGGCACGGTCCTGGTTCAGTCGCTTCCCACGATGGACGATACCGACTTCATGCTGGATCTGGCGGATCGGCATTCTTTCATCCTGGGCGTCGTGGGCTGGGTCGATCTCAAGGGTTCCGATGCTGCTCGTCATGTAGCGCGCCTCTCGGCTCATCCGCGGCTGAAGAGCCTGCGGCCGATGCTGCAGGACATCGCGGACGACGATTGGATCGATGATCCGCAGCTCGACCCCGCGATTGATGCCATGAAGAAGGCGGACCTGCGGTTCGATGCTCTGGTGATGCCGCAGCATCTGAGAGCTCTGACGGCGCTTGCCAAGCGACACCCGGATCTTCCGATCGTGATCGACCATGGAGCGAAACCTCGCATTGCGACGGGCGAGATCCATTCGTGGCGTGGTCTGATAGCCGATCTGGCCGCCCTCCCCCAGGTTCACTGCAAGCTCTCGGGCCTTCTCACGGAGGCCGCGGAGCGGCGTGGCATGTCGACGATCAGACCTTATGTCGACACGCTCCTCGAACTGTTCGGTCCGGAGCGCCTCATCTGGGGCAGCGACTGGCCGGTGCTCAGGCTCGCTGGAACCTACGAGGAATGGCTTGCCATGTGCCATGATCTCGTGCCGGTCCGCCATCATGATGCGGTGTTCGGCATGAATGCGGCCCGCTTCTATAAGCTCGACCAGAGCCAGAGCGAGAGGGCAGCATGA
- a CDS encoding ABC transporter permease, producing MSELSPATNSDTSDFSNVGRARWWRRGFFASQTAYVAAALVVIMIVMSFLSSAFLSPGNLANVAKNFSFVGIVTLGVTLVIVTGGIDLSVGSTMALSAITCAIVMQAVSGTVLDSVPLAGMLVSLAAGLGVALLIGLANGLLIARVGLSPFVTTLGMLSIVRGLAYAVTEGRGQAPTGPDVNLFYDITDGNIAGVPVAIIYLLVLAVIIGVVLHHTAFGRHVFALGGNEKAAALTGIAVERVKIAVYVLSALSAGFAGILMVGWLGSAPANLATGYELTIIAAAVIGGANLNGGIGGPAGAVIGALLIEVIRNGLVLAGINAYWQIVLVGGIIILAVLVDRLRTLRMTT from the coding sequence ATGAGCGAACTCTCTCCGGCCACCAACTCCGACACCAGCGACTTCTCGAATGTGGGCCGGGCCCGCTGGTGGCGGCGCGGCTTCTTCGCGAGCCAGACCGCTTATGTGGCGGCGGCCCTCGTGGTCATCATGATCGTGATGTCGTTCCTGAGCTCAGCGTTTCTCAGCCCGGGCAACCTGGCCAACGTGGCCAAAAACTTCTCCTTCGTCGGCATCGTGACGCTCGGAGTCACCCTCGTCATCGTCACGGGCGGCATCGATCTGTCGGTCGGCTCCACCATGGCCCTGTCGGCGATCACCTGCGCCATCGTCATGCAGGCGGTGAGCGGCACGGTGCTCGACAGCGTTCCACTGGCCGGCATGCTGGTCTCACTCGCCGCCGGCCTTGGCGTCGCGCTGCTGATCGGTCTGGCGAACGGGCTGCTCATCGCCCGCGTCGGGCTCTCGCCCTTCGTGACGACCCTCGGGATGCTCTCGATCGTTCGCGGTCTCGCCTATGCGGTCACGGAGGGGCGCGGGCAGGCTCCGACAGGACCGGACGTGAATCTCTTCTACGACATCACCGACGGCAACATCGCGGGCGTTCCGGTCGCCATCATCTATCTCCTCGTCCTCGCGGTGATCATCGGCGTCGTTCTTCATCATACGGCCTTCGGGCGGCACGTCTTTGCACTGGGCGGCAACGAGAAGGCCGCGGCGCTGACCGGCATCGCGGTCGAGCGGGTGAAAATCGCCGTCTATGTGCTGTCCGCGCTGTCCGCAGGATTTGCCGGAATCCTGATGGTGGGATGGCTTGGCTCCGCTCCGGCCAATCTGGCGACGGGCTACGAACTGACGATCATCGCGGCGGCGGTCATCGGCGGCGCGAACCTCAATGGCGGCATCGGCGGCCCGGCGGGAGCGGTCATCGGCGCCCTTCTCATCGAGGTCATCCGCAATGGACTCGTGCTCGCGGGCATCAATGCGTATTGGCAGATCGTGCTCGTGGGCGGGATCATCATCCTGGCGGTCTTGGTCGACCGCCTGCGGACCCTGCGGATGACGACGTGA
- a CDS encoding aldo/keto reductase produces the protein MKASDRRTLPRCDLSLTSLGLGTAPMGGLYSSTSFADAQAATEAAWDSGIRYFDTAPYYGYTRAERRLGALLSDRERGSYVVSTKAGRLMVPDDSVGDDENGWVRPLPFRPTYDYSYDAILKSFEHSQQRLGVVEIDILYIHDIGPYTHGDRHEHYWRQLTAGGGFRALQELRRDGSVTAIGLGVNEAEVVQDAMQEADLDIVMLAGRYTLLEQMSLPLMERCVRVGTGIVIAGPFNSGILVGNNKFDYKDAPADVVQRVQALKAVCDEFDVPLPAAALHFPMAHPSVVSCVTGARNAEQLQTNVAWFEATIPDEFWTALRERGLIDEAAPLPGKGE, from the coding sequence ATGAAGGCTTCCGACCGTCGCACCCTGCCCCGCTGCGACCTGTCGCTGACGTCGCTCGGTCTCGGAACTGCGCCGATGGGAGGGCTCTACAGCTCGACCAGCTTTGCCGACGCTCAGGCTGCAACCGAGGCCGCGTGGGATTCCGGCATTCGCTATTTCGATACTGCTCCCTATTACGGCTATACGCGGGCCGAGCGCCGGCTGGGCGCTCTGCTGAGCGATCGCGAAAGGGGCAGCTACGTCGTCAGCACGAAAGCCGGGCGCCTGATGGTGCCCGACGACAGCGTCGGCGACGACGAGAATGGCTGGGTGCGGCCTCTCCCGTTCCGCCCGACCTACGACTACAGCTATGACGCCATTCTGAAATCCTTCGAGCACAGCCAGCAGCGCCTCGGCGTCGTCGAGATCGACATCCTCTACATTCACGACATCGGCCCCTATACCCACGGCGACCGGCATGAGCATTATTGGCGCCAGCTCACCGCGGGCGGCGGGTTCCGCGCGCTCCAGGAACTCCGCCGTGACGGCTCCGTCACGGCCATCGGGCTCGGCGTCAACGAGGCGGAAGTCGTTCAGGACGCCATGCAGGAAGCGGATCTCGACATCGTCATGCTCGCGGGCCGCTACACGCTCCTGGAGCAGATGAGTCTCCCGCTGATGGAGAGGTGCGTTCGCGTCGGAACCGGGATCGTCATTGCCGGCCCGTTCAATTCGGGCATCCTCGTGGGCAACAATAAGTTCGACTACAAGGACGCTCCGGCGGATGTGGTGCAGCGGGTCCAGGCCCTGAAGGCCGTATGCGACGAGTTCGACGTACCGCTCCCAGCGGCCGCCCTTCACTTCCCTATGGCTCATCCATCCGTCGTCTCCTGCGTGACCGGAGCCCGCAACGCCGAGCAGCTTCAGACGAATGTGGCTTGGTTCGAGGCCACGATCCCCGACGAGTTCTGGACAGCCCTTCGCGAACGCGGCCTGATCGACGAAGCGGCCCCCCTCCCTGGCAAAGGCGAATGA
- the rarD gene encoding EamA family transporter RarD, producing MARRRSRWQPGLSTEKGHGQRLMMETGQAASEARGTRIGVLYALAAFFMWGLAVPLHFKLISAVPALQILAHRIVWASLFALGLILAGRQWRKLVEALTSGSRLLLLSLSAGLIAINWLIYIWAVNAGHLVQTSLGYFINPLLNVVLGVLFLREKLNPTQIGACLIAAVGVLVLAVSSGEMPWVALVLAFSFGCYGLVRKIVPVAPLIGFCVESLLLTPLALGYLVWVAVNGESAAFRGDLVLDSLLVLTGLSTALPLIWFAAGAQRLKLSTIGLLQYLAPSGQLALGVLAFGEAFGWIDAFAFGLIWIALALYTVSALRSAPHVSDPTVPPDGTAPQSGKEAL from the coding sequence GTGGCGCGCAGGAGATCACGGTGGCAGCCGGGCCTGTCGACCGAGAAGGGACATGGCCAGAGGCTCATGATGGAAACGGGACAGGCGGCTTCCGAGGCGCGTGGGACGCGGATCGGTGTTCTCTACGCGTTGGCCGCATTCTTCATGTGGGGCTTGGCCGTTCCCCTACATTTCAAGCTTATCTCGGCTGTTCCCGCTCTTCAGATTCTCGCCCACCGCATCGTCTGGGCAAGCCTGTTCGCCCTTGGTCTGATCCTCGCTGGCCGGCAATGGCGCAAGCTTGTCGAGGCGCTGACCTCCGGCAGCCGGTTGCTGCTCCTGAGCCTTTCGGCCGGCCTGATCGCCATCAACTGGCTCATCTATATCTGGGCCGTCAATGCCGGGCATCTCGTTCAGACGAGCCTCGGATACTTCATCAACCCGCTCCTGAACGTGGTGCTCGGCGTTCTCTTCCTGCGGGAGAAACTCAATCCGACGCAGATCGGCGCCTGCCTGATCGCCGCCGTGGGCGTGCTCGTCCTTGCCGTCTCGTCGGGCGAGATGCCGTGGGTCGCGCTGGTTCTGGCCTTCAGCTTCGGCTGCTACGGCCTTGTCAGAAAGATCGTGCCGGTGGCGCCTCTCATCGGCTTTTGCGTCGAGTCCCTTCTGCTCACTCCTCTGGCCTTGGGCTACCTGGTCTGGGTTGCCGTGAACGGTGAATCCGCCGCCTTTCGGGGCGATCTGGTTCTGGACTCGCTGCTCGTCCTGACGGGACTGAGCACGGCCTTGCCGCTCATTTGGTTTGCCGCGGGCGCGCAGCGGTTGAAGCTCTCCACCATCGGCCTGCTGCAGTACCTGGCGCCTTCGGGCCAGCTCGCACTCGGGGTTCTCGCCTTTGGCGAGGCGTTCGGATGGATCGATGCCTTTGCGTTCGGATTGATCTGGATTGCTCTTGCGCTTTACACCGTCAGTGCCCTCAGGTCGGCGCCGCACGTGTCGGATCCGACGGTTCCACCCGACGGAACAGCCCCTCAATCCGGGAAAGAGGCGCTTTGA
- a CDS encoding mechanosensitive ion channel family protein yields MRGCSCIRVLIAMVYGAVLLFLGSLGAEAQPQPAPNPPPQVQQMLQLLQDPAVQTWINEQKRPPVAAEAPAAEPTVSEIMMQRITGLRGRLAALAAAVPRLPDEFRTASGRLLEELQGRRPLSVLVLILGFLALGAGAERLFRAATGPSRRRIVSRPATTTAERLHAIVLRFAFNLADLAIFAAGSIGAFLALDWPPLLRQVVVAYLVAAVVLRLALIASRFLLAPNHAGPEHAEQFRLIPLDAVTARFWHRRVALFVGWFAFGWASVDALRILGFTPDARAVMAYALGLGLLVIAINVVWTRPRPAFSSAPEAGAPRRLPRALAASLLSLYFVLVWGLWVAGLMGFFWLAVIALLLPLAISLTEKASRHALRPHEGVEAATQTGLMAVYLDRGIRALLIAGAVLLLADAWHIDLVEMTSRDTLLTRLVRGALSAVVILLVADLVWQVTKTLIDKRLARAQAQPSADNEIASREARLRTLLPIFRNVIFAVLAVVAILMVLSALGVEIGPLIAGAGIAGVAVGFGAQTLVKDVISGVFYLLDDAFRVGEYIQSGSYKGTVESFSLRSVKLRHHRGPVYTVPFGVLGAVENMSRDWVIDKFQINVPYDTDLEKARKLIKKIGQDMGADPEYAPNIIEPLKMQGVEQFGDFAIQIRCKMTTRPGEQFVIRRKAFARIKQAFDENGIKFAFPTVQVAGGETAPAVAQEGLQLVKPAGAAE; encoded by the coding sequence ATGCGTGGGTGCTCCTGCATCAGAGTGCTGATCGCCATGGTCTATGGCGCGGTTCTCCTGTTCCTGGGTTCACTCGGAGCCGAGGCACAGCCTCAACCGGCCCCCAATCCTCCACCGCAGGTTCAGCAGATGCTGCAGCTCCTGCAGGATCCCGCCGTTCAGACGTGGATCAATGAGCAGAAGAGGCCTCCCGTCGCCGCTGAGGCTCCCGCAGCCGAGCCGACGGTGTCCGAAATCATGATGCAGCGGATCACGGGACTGCGTGGTCGCCTGGCCGCCCTGGCCGCCGCCGTGCCGCGGCTGCCGGACGAGTTCCGGACGGCCTCCGGTCGCCTTCTCGAAGAACTCCAGGGGCGACGGCCCCTGTCCGTCCTCGTTCTCATTCTGGGGTTTCTCGCCCTGGGAGCAGGGGCCGAACGGCTCTTCCGCGCGGCGACCGGACCATCTCGACGGCGGATCGTCAGCCGTCCGGCGACCACCACCGCCGAACGCCTGCACGCGATCGTCTTGCGCTTCGCGTTCAATCTGGCCGATCTTGCGATCTTTGCCGCCGGGAGCATCGGGGCGTTCCTGGCCCTCGACTGGCCTCCGCTCCTCCGCCAGGTCGTGGTCGCCTATCTTGTCGCCGCCGTGGTCCTGCGGCTGGCTTTGATTGCGAGCCGCTTCCTTCTCGCGCCGAATCATGCCGGACCGGAGCATGCCGAGCAGTTTCGCCTGATCCCGTTGGATGCGGTGACAGCGCGGTTCTGGCACCGGCGCGTTGCCCTGTTCGTCGGCTGGTTCGCCTTCGGATGGGCGAGCGTCGACGCGCTCCGGATCCTGGGCTTCACGCCGGACGCGCGGGCCGTCATGGCCTATGCCCTCGGGCTCGGGCTCCTGGTCATCGCCATCAACGTGGTCTGGACCCGCCCCAGGCCGGCCTTCAGCAGCGCCCCGGAGGCGGGTGCGCCGAGACGGCTGCCCCGCGCACTCGCAGCCAGCCTGCTGTCCTTGTATTTCGTGCTTGTCTGGGGCTTGTGGGTGGCGGGCCTCATGGGGTTCTTCTGGCTGGCCGTCATCGCCCTGCTGCTGCCGCTTGCCATCTCCCTGACCGAGAAGGCCAGCCGCCATGCCCTGCGCCCGCACGAGGGGGTGGAGGCCGCCACGCAAACGGGACTCATGGCGGTCTATCTGGACCGCGGAATCCGGGCGCTGCTCATCGCCGGCGCCGTGCTGTTGCTCGCCGACGCCTGGCATATCGATCTGGTCGAGATGACCAGTCGCGATACGCTGCTCACCCGCCTCGTCCGCGGAGCCTTGAGCGCCGTCGTCATTCTGCTCGTCGCGGATCTTGTCTGGCAGGTGACGAAGACTTTGATCGACAAGCGCCTCGCCCGCGCGCAGGCTCAGCCATCCGCAGACAACGAAATCGCTTCGCGCGAGGCGCGCCTGCGAACGCTTCTGCCGATCTTTCGCAACGTGATCTTCGCGGTTCTCGCCGTCGTCGCCATCCTGATGGTTCTCTCCGCCCTGGGCGTGGAAATCGGTCCGCTGATCGCAGGCGCGGGCATTGCGGGCGTCGCCGTCGGGTTCGGCGCACAGACGCTGGTCAAGGACGTGATCAGCGGCGTGTTCTACCTTCTCGACGATGCGTTCCGGGTGGGGGAGTACATCCAGAGCGGCAGCTACAAGGGCACGGTCGAGTCCTTTTCCCTGCGCTCGGTCAAGCTGCGCCACCATCGCGGGCCGGTCTATACCGTGCCGTTCGGCGTACTCGGGGCGGTCGAGAACATGAGCCGCGACTGGGTGATCGACAAGTTCCAGATCAACGTCCCCTACGACACGGATCTGGAAAAGGCACGCAAGCTCATCAAGAAGATCGGCCAGGATATGGGGGCCGATCCCGAATATGCTCCCAACATCATCGAGCCTCTGAAGATGCAGGGGGTCGAGCAGTTCGGAGATTTCGCCATCCAGATCCGGTGCAAGATGACGACGCGTCCGGGCGAGCAGTTCGTGATCCGCCGCAAAGCCTTTGCCCGCATCAAGCAGGCCTTCGACGAGAATGGAATCAAGTTCGCCTTCCCGACGGTTCAGGTGGCAGGCGGGGAGACGGCGCCCGCTGTGGCCCAGGAGGGACTTCAACTCGTCAAGCCCGCAGGTGCTGCGGAGTAA